The Posidoniimonas polymericola DNA window CGCCGCTAGAATGCTGGAGCGTGCTCGAAGCTACCGAGAACTGAGACACCTGGGCTCTGTTCCACCCGCCCTGCCCTGCTCCCGCATTCTTGAGGAAGGACCCGCCGCACGATGGATGCGAAGCCGTTCGTTCACCTGCACTGCCACAGCCACTACAGCCTGCTCGACGGCGCCAGCCCGATCAAGAAGCTGGTAGGCAGGGCCAAGGAGCTGGGCATGAACGGCCTGGCCCTGACCGACCACGGCAACCTGTACGGCGCGCTGGAGTTCTACCGCGCCTGCAAGGACCAGGGCATCAACCCGATTGTCGGCTACGAGGCGTACATCGCCCCAGGCAGCCGCCGCGACCGCGGCGGCGCGTCCAGCAGCAAGGCGGCCGCCTACCACCTGACGCTGCTGGCCCAGAACCGCACCGGCTTCCAGAACCTGGTGAAGCTCGCCAGCCGGGCGTACCTCGAGGGCTTCTACCACAAACCGCGGATCGACAAGGAGATCCTCAAGCAGTACTCCGAGGGCATCATCTGCTTGTCGGGCTGCGTCAGCGGCGAGCTGAGCCGCACCCTGCTGGCCGGCGGAACCACCAACGAGGCCCTCAAGCAGGGCGAGCAGATCGTCCACTGGTTCCACAACACCTTCGGCGACCGCTACTTCCTCGAGATCCAGAACAACGGCGTCGAGATCCAGCGGCAGGCGCTCGAGCTGACGGTCGACCTGGCCAACCACATGGGCATGCCGCTGGTCGCCACGTCCGACGCCCACTACGTCAACCAGGAGGACGCCGAGGCGCAGGACGTCCTGTTGTGCATCAACACCGGCCGGTACCGCACCGACACCAACCGCATGAAGATGGAGGGCGACCAGTTCTACCTCCGCGGCCCGGAGGACATGTACGCCGCCCTGCCCGGCCACGAGGACGCCCTCGCGCGGAGCCAGCAGATCGCCGACTCGGTCGACCTCGAGCTGGAGCTCGGCAAGCGGTTCTTCCCGACCTTCACCGCGCCGGGCAAGGACGAGCCCGACATCAAGGAGAGCGAGGCCTACCTCCGCGAGCTGGTCATCAAGGGGCTCAAGGAGCGGTACGCCGACACCCCGCACCGCTGGCAGGACGGGGTCGCCCCGGGGCCCGAGCACGCGACCGGCGAGCTGTCCGAGGAGGTCATGGCCCGCATCGACCGCGAGCTGCACGTGATCAACACGCTCGGCTTCCCGGACTACTTCCTGATTGTGTGGGACTTTGTCCGCTTCGCCGTGGCGAGCAACATCCCGTGCACGGCGCGTGGCTCCGGCGTGGGCTCGATCGTCTGCTTCGCGCTGAAGATGAGTCACGTCTGCCCGCTGGAGTACGACCTGCTGTTCGAGCGGTTCCTGGACATCAGCCGGCTGGAGGCGCCGGATATCGACATCGACTTTTGCAAGGAGCGGCGGGTCGAGGTCATCCAGTACGTCAAGGAGAAGTACGGCGAAGCCAACGTCGCACAGATCGGCACGTTCGGCACCCTGGCGGCCCGCGCGGCCATCAAGGACGTCGGCCGCACGATGTCGATGCCGATCTTCCGCGTCGACCAGATCACCGCGATGATCCCCGACCAGCTCGGCATCAGCCTCGACAAGGCGCTGGAGCAGTCCGACGAGCTCAAGACCGCCTACGAGGGCGACCCCGAGATCCGCGAGCTGCTGGACCTGGCCCGCAAGATCGAGGGTCTGGCGCGCAACGTCGGCACGCACGCCGCCGCGGTGGTGATCGCCAAGGAGCCGGTCAGCGAGTACGTGCCGCTGCAGCACGTCAAAGGCAAGACCGAGGTCATCACCCAGTGGTCGATGAACGACGTCGAGGACGCCGGCCTGCTGAAGATGGACTTCCTCGGCCTCCGCAACCTAACGATCCTGGCCCGCAGCATCGACCTGATCGAGGAGTCGACCGGCGAGCGGATCGACCCGTACAAGTTCCCGCTGGACGACAAGCCGTCGTACGCCCTGCTCTGCCGCGGGGAGACCAAGGGCATCTTCCAGCTCGAGTCCGGCGGCATCCGCGACCTGCTGCAGCGGATGCGTCCCGACAAGTTCCACGACATCATCGCGACCGCCGCGCTGTACCGGCCGGGCCCGCTCGAGGGGGGCATGGTCGACCAGTACATCGAGGTCAAGCACGGCCGCCGGCCCGCCGAGTACCCGCACCCGGTGATGGAGGAGGTCCTCGCCGAGACCCACGGCGTCATGGTGTACCAGGAACAGGTGATGCGGATCCTGAACCTGCTGGGCGGCATCGAGCTGTCCAACGCGTACAAGTGCATCAAGGCGATCAGCAAGAAGAAGCTGCCGATCATCGCCAAGTTCCAAGAGCAGTTTATCGACGGCGCGCAGGAAAAGGGGCTCGACAAGAAAAAGGCCGAAGAGCTGTTCGGCATGATCGAGAAGTTCGCCGGCTACGGCTTCAACAAGAGCCACTCCACCGCGTACGCCCTGATCGCGTACATGACCGCCTACCTCAAGGCGCACTACCCGGTGCAGTTCATGGCCGCCCTGCTGTCGGGCGACATCCCCGGCCGCAACTTCAAGAGCAAGGACGCGCTGGTCGAGCACCTGGAGGACTGCGAGCGGATGGAGATCGAGGTGGTCCCGCCGGACGTCAACACCTCGTTCGTCGACTTCGCGGTCCGCGAGGGCCGGATCTTGTTCGGCCTGTCCGCCATCAAGGCGTGCGGCGGCGGCGCCGCCGACGCGGTGGTCGCCGAACGCGAGGCCAACGGCCCCTACACCGACCTGTTCAACTTCTGCGAGCGCGTCGACCCCCAGTCGTGCAACCGCGCCACGGTCGAGACCCTCGTCAAGGCCGGCGCGTTCGACTCGTTCGGCGCCGACCGCGCGCGGCTGATGGCCGGCGTCGAGCGGGCGATGCAGTCCGGCGCCTCGGCGATGGCCGACCGCCGCAGCGGCCAGAAGGGCCTGTTCGACGAGGCCGAGGACGAAGCGACCGAGGACGCCTGCCTCGACCTTCCCGACGCCGCGCCCTGGGAGGAGAAGCAGCTGCTGACCTACGAGAAGGAGGTCCTCGGCTACTACCTCTCCAGCCACCCGCTGGCCGAGTACGAGCAGATCCTGCGGACCTACGCCACGCACACCAGCAAGAGCCTGGGCAACCTGGAGCACCGCAGCGAGGTCGTGCTGGGCGGCATGCTGGCCGCCATCAAGATGAGCCACACCAAGAACCCCAAGCCCGGCATGCCCAGCAAGTACGCCATGTGGGACCTGGAAGACCTCGACGGAATCGTGCGGTGCATCATGTGGCCCGAGCAGTTCGCCCAGTTCGGCGACCAGGTCGTGGGCGACGCGATCGTCGGCATCCGCGCGGTGGTCGACCGCCGGCCCGGCGCCGAGGAGGTCAACCTGATCATCAACGAGCTGATGCCGGTCGCCGAACTCGAGACCCGCTTCACCAGCGGCGTCACCATCATGGTGGACGAGACCCGCCACGGCGCCGAGGGGCTCAAGACGCTCCGCGAGATCGTCCGCGGCTACCCGGGCAAGATGCCGCTCAAGCTCCAGCTGATGCTGGCGGACGGCGGCGCGGTGATCCTCGAGAGCGGCCGCCGCGTGAGCCTCGAGGCCGAGCTGCGCCACCGCGTCGAGGAGTTCCTGTCGCCCGGCTCGTTCCGCCTGACCAGCGCCCCGCCCAAGCCCACGCCGCCGCCCCAGAACGGCCGCGGCCGCCGCGCGATGGCGGGGGCGTGAGCGGCGCGAGACAAGTGCAAAAAGAAACGCCGCGGGCAGACGGGCCCGCGGCGTTTTGTCTTTTCGGTTGTCGCCGTTTGCGTTACACAGTCGCGTTCCGCTTGCCGGCGTAGATCGAGATCAGCAGCGCGATCACGGCGCCGATCACCGACATGATAAAGCCCGAGGCCTGCACCAGCTCGCCACCGGCGAACATGTAGCCGATGAAGCCGCCCACGAACGAGCCGATGATGCCCAGCACCATGGTGGCCAGCGTGCCCATCGCCTGACGGCCCGGCACCAGCAGTCGCGCGATCGCGCCCGCAATCAAACCAAACACGGCCCACACGATACACGCCCAAATAAGTCCCATCGTTTTTCCCTCCGGTTGAGTGCTGAAACTGGTCGTTGGTGAATCGGGTCGTTGACCCGTTGAGTGGCTGGCCTGATGAGAAGCAACGGCCGTGCCAGAAGCGGAACGGACCATTAAACACCGGTAATCTAGGCGGCAGGTGGCCGGCCGCTGTCCAGGGTGGCAGCCGCGAGGCCAGCATTTGTTGACTCGGCGTGCGGCCGCTGCCATTCTGGAGGGACCGAAC harbors:
- the dnaE gene encoding DNA polymerase III subunit alpha, which produces MDAKPFVHLHCHSHYSLLDGASPIKKLVGRAKELGMNGLALTDHGNLYGALEFYRACKDQGINPIVGYEAYIAPGSRRDRGGASSSKAAAYHLTLLAQNRTGFQNLVKLASRAYLEGFYHKPRIDKEILKQYSEGIICLSGCVSGELSRTLLAGGTTNEALKQGEQIVHWFHNTFGDRYFLEIQNNGVEIQRQALELTVDLANHMGMPLVATSDAHYVNQEDAEAQDVLLCINTGRYRTDTNRMKMEGDQFYLRGPEDMYAALPGHEDALARSQQIADSVDLELELGKRFFPTFTAPGKDEPDIKESEAYLRELVIKGLKERYADTPHRWQDGVAPGPEHATGELSEEVMARIDRELHVINTLGFPDYFLIVWDFVRFAVASNIPCTARGSGVGSIVCFALKMSHVCPLEYDLLFERFLDISRLEAPDIDIDFCKERRVEVIQYVKEKYGEANVAQIGTFGTLAARAAIKDVGRTMSMPIFRVDQITAMIPDQLGISLDKALEQSDELKTAYEGDPEIRELLDLARKIEGLARNVGTHAAAVVIAKEPVSEYVPLQHVKGKTEVITQWSMNDVEDAGLLKMDFLGLRNLTILARSIDLIEESTGERIDPYKFPLDDKPSYALLCRGETKGIFQLESGGIRDLLQRMRPDKFHDIIATAALYRPGPLEGGMVDQYIEVKHGRRPAEYPHPVMEEVLAETHGVMVYQEQVMRILNLLGGIELSNAYKCIKAISKKKLPIIAKFQEQFIDGAQEKGLDKKKAEELFGMIEKFAGYGFNKSHSTAYALIAYMTAYLKAHYPVQFMAALLSGDIPGRNFKSKDALVEHLEDCERMEIEVVPPDVNTSFVDFAVREGRILFGLSAIKACGGGAADAVVAEREANGPYTDLFNFCERVDPQSCNRATVETLVKAGAFDSFGADRARLMAGVERAMQSGASAMADRRSGQKGLFDEAEDEATEDACLDLPDAAPWEEKQLLTYEKEVLGYYLSSHPLAEYEQILRTYATHTSKSLGNLEHRSEVVLGGMLAAIKMSHTKNPKPGMPSKYAMWDLEDLDGIVRCIMWPEQFAQFGDQVVGDAIVGIRAVVDRRPGAEEVNLIINELMPVAELETRFTSGVTIMVDETRHGAEGLKTLREIVRGYPGKMPLKLQLMLADGGAVILESGRRVSLEAELRHRVEEFLSPGSFRLTSAPPKPTPPPQNGRGRRAMAGA
- a CDS encoding GlsB/YeaQ/YmgE family stress response membrane protein produces the protein MGLIWACIVWAVFGLIAGAIARLLVPGRQAMGTLATMVLGIIGSFVGGFIGYMFAGGELVQASGFIMSVIGAVIALLISIYAGKRNATV